Proteins from one Impatiens glandulifera chromosome 2, dImpGla2.1, whole genome shotgun sequence genomic window:
- the LOC124926144 gene encoding putative S-adenosyl-L-methionine-dependent methyltransferase Mvan_0910, with protein MSAEHEANLEDPSWPELNLSELLLTGKIRDLHAVIEKEWDTIRRSACQMAAVRAMWRHVIRDPLAELLAGETYLRNLYEKMKKDRLNNAKEISGVILAVRTLWIDSKLEIAIRSFNGDASQVVLLGAGMDTRAYRLTCLKETDVFEIDFPDVLQMKNGILDEAIEQTNGCKRAAIISKSLSRIEADISDDNWLKELLLRGFSPEKKTVWILEGILYYLTDAKAMEVLKIIADNSAIGETVLLADFMNKPSTMLSSSVFHFYCDWPEELLPSLGFSDVNLSQIGDQDAHFGLLPDPLNLFNKLLNLPRSLQNHPDDGTPCCRLYLVEARYGSPNRSSS; from the exons ATGTCGGCGGAGCACGAGGCTAACCTAGAGGATCCGTCCTGGCCGGAGCTCAACTTATCGGAATTGTTACTCACTGGCAAAATCAGGGATCTACATGCTGTTATAGAGAAGGAATGGGATACAATTCGCCGATCGGCTTGTCAGATGGCCGCCGTTCGAGCTATGTGGAGGCACGTGATCCGCGATCCACTAGCTGAGTTACTGGCCGGAGAGACTTACCTGAGAAATCTCtatgagaagatgaagaaggatcGACTCAACAATGCTAAGGAAATCTCCGGAGTGATTCTCGCGGTTCGAACTCTCTGGATCGATTCGAAACTCGAGATCGCCATCCGTTCTTTCAATGGCGATGCTTCTCAGGTTGTTCTTCTCGGCGCAG GGATGGATACAAGAGCATACCGGTTAACTTGCTTGAAAGAGACTGACGTTTTTGAGATCGATTTCCCTGACGTTCTGCAAATGAAAAACGGCATTCTAGATGAAGCGATAGAACAGACAAACGGTTGTAAACGCGCGGCGATTATATCCAAATCATTGAGTAGAATCGAAGCTGATATCAGTGATGATAACTGGTTAAAAGAGCTTCTTCTACGTGGATTCTCGCCGGAGAAGAAAACTGTATGGATTCTAGAAGGAATACTGTATTACCTCACAGATGCGAAAGCGATGGAAGTATTGAAGATTATAGCAGATAATTCCGCCATAGGCGAGACAGTTCTCTTAGCTGATTTCATGAACAAGCCATCAACTATGCTCTCCAGCTCTGTTTTCCATTTCTACTGTGATTGGCCGGAAGAACTTCTTCCGTCCCTAGGGTTTTCAGATGTGAATCTATCGCAAATCGGTGATCAGGATGCGCATTTCGGTTTATTGCCTGATCCATTGAATCTGTTCAACAAACTACTCAATCTGCCGAGATCGCTGCAGAATCATCCCGACGATGGAACGCCGTGTTGCCGTTTGTACTTGGTGGAAGCGCGTTATGGTTCACCAAATCGATCATCTTCTTGA